From the genome of Aerosakkonema funiforme FACHB-1375, one region includes:
- a CDS encoding ABC transporter ATP-binding protein, which translates to MKAPATTLLEIRELYVNYGGIQALQNINLTVNAGEVVTLIGANGAGKSTTLRAISRLLDPRSGQIIYQGRDITKRAAHEVVRLGIAHSPEGRRVLSRQTVLDNLELGAYIRSNSAEISADLDRQFEIFPRLAERRHQLAGTLSGGEQQMLAIARALMSKPKVLLLDEPSLGLAPAIVREIFAIIQDLRATGVTILLVEQNARLALETADRGYVLEAGRITLTGEASHLLDDDRVKKAYLG; encoded by the coding sequence ATGAAAGCACCCGCTACGACACTATTAGAAATTAGAGAACTTTACGTTAACTACGGCGGTATTCAAGCCCTACAAAATATCAATCTCACTGTTAATGCGGGTGAGGTAGTAACTTTGATCGGGGCTAATGGTGCTGGCAAAAGTACTACTTTACGAGCTATTTCTAGACTGCTCGATCCTCGCAGCGGTCAGATTATTTACCAAGGGCGGGATATTACTAAACGCGCCGCGCATGAGGTGGTGCGATTGGGTATCGCCCATTCCCCGGAAGGACGCCGAGTGTTATCTAGGCAAACTGTTCTGGATAATTTGGAATTGGGGGCGTATATTCGCTCTAATTCGGCAGAAATAAGTGCCGATCTCGATCGCCAATTTGAAATTTTTCCTCGTTTAGCAGAACGCCGCCATCAATTAGCGGGAACGCTTAGCGGTGGGGAACAGCAAATGTTGGCGATCGCTCGCGCTTTAATGAGTAAACCGAAAGTTTTGCTTTTGGACGAACCCAGTCTCGGTCTTGCACCTGCGATCGTGCGGGAGATTTTCGCTATTATTCAGGATTTACGCGCTACTGGGGTTACTATTCTTTTGGTCGAGCAAAATGCCAGACTTGCCTTAGAAACTGCCGATCGAGGTTACGTATTGGAAGCGGGTCGCATCACCCTGACGGGAGAAGCTTCCCATCTGCTCGATGACGATCGGGTTAAGAAAGCATATTTAGGATGA
- a CDS encoding branched-chain amino acid ABC transporter permease: protein MAEFLANYGFLIVSMVLGALLGLSLYLPLMTGQLSLASPGFYALGGYIAAILSTQVFKVSGGLFPIGLVLLEMLIAGVVSGILGVVVGIPALRLRGIYLAIATIAFVEILRILSLNLDITGGAVGIFGIPQPFQTPLEYLWIALPLLIVSMVILYRLERIRVGRAFTAIREDELAAGAMGIDPTYYKVLAFTLGAILAGVVGALSAHFLNTWNARQGTFDASIVYLTSVLIGGTRTFVGPVLGGMVFTALPEVLRAIADTAGLPLWLAQFLRDGRLIIFGLLIVLGTIFFPQGLVTPDLLKRQRHK, encoded by the coding sequence ATGGCTGAATTTTTAGCTAATTACGGATTTCTGATTGTTTCAATGGTGCTGGGGGCGCTATTGGGACTGTCGCTTTATTTGCCCTTAATGACTGGGCAATTGTCTTTGGCTAGTCCCGGCTTCTATGCTTTGGGTGGATATATTGCGGCGATTTTATCTACTCAAGTATTTAAAGTTAGCGGCGGTTTATTTCCCATTGGGTTGGTATTATTGGAAATGCTAATTGCTGGTGTTGTTTCCGGCATATTGGGCGTTGTGGTGGGAATTCCAGCGCTAAGGTTAAGGGGTATTTATTTGGCGATCGCAACTATTGCTTTTGTAGAAATACTCCGCATTTTATCTCTCAATTTAGATATCACTGGCGGTGCAGTTGGTATATTTGGTATTCCGCAACCTTTCCAAACTCCGCTGGAATATTTGTGGATTGCTTTACCTTTATTAATTGTCAGTATGGTGATTCTCTACCGCCTGGAACGCATCCGCGTGGGTAGGGCATTTACGGCTATCCGCGAAGATGAATTGGCTGCCGGTGCGATGGGAATTGACCCAACTTACTACAAGGTTTTGGCTTTCACTCTGGGTGCTATTTTGGCAGGAGTTGTCGGTGCGCTAAGCGCCCATTTTCTCAATACTTGGAATGCGCGTCAAGGCACTTTTGATGCCAGTATAGTTTACTTAACTTCGGTGTTAATCGGCGGAACTAGGACTTTTGTGGGGCCGGTGTTGGGTGGTATGGTATTTACAGCGCTACCGGAGGTGTTGAGAGCGATCGCAGATACTGCGGGTTTACCGCTGTGGCTAGCCCAATTTCTGCGCGACGGTCGCCTGATTATTTTCGGATTGTTGATAGTTTTGGGAACGATATTTTTCCCCCAAGGCTTGGTGACACCGGATTTGTTGAAAAGACAAAGACATAAATAG
- a CDS encoding ABC transporter ATP-binding protein yields MNAENLPASYPILEAKGLTRTFGGLVAVNNVSFTVQKNEIFGLIGPNGAGKTTLFNTITGLIEPSSGQLFYQGEEISYRRSHRIAKAGIARTFQNIRLFGDLSALENVTIAQHVHTKSGLITGVLGLPPAPAEEIKTKQKGLELLDLVGLRDRAYAKAKNFAYGDQRRLEIARALALEPQVLLLDEPAAGMNPSEKHQLSEFIREIRDRFNLTVILIEHHVPLVMGLCDRIAVLNFGQLIALGNPTEVRTNPAVIEAYLGAE; encoded by the coding sequence ATGAACGCCGAGAATCTTCCCGCCAGTTATCCTATCCTAGAAGCCAAGGGTTTAACTCGTACTTTTGGAGGTTTGGTTGCTGTTAACAATGTTTCTTTTACGGTGCAGAAAAATGAGATATTTGGGCTGATTGGCCCCAACGGTGCCGGCAAAACGACATTATTTAATACGATTACAGGGCTGATTGAGCCTTCCAGCGGGCAGCTATTTTATCAAGGAGAAGAAATTTCATATAGGCGATCGCATCGCATCGCTAAAGCCGGTATTGCCCGCACTTTCCAGAATATTCGCTTGTTTGGCGACCTCTCGGCGCTAGAAAATGTGACGATCGCTCAGCACGTCCACACTAAAAGCGGTTTAATAACTGGTGTGTTAGGTTTGCCACCAGCGCCTGCGGAAGAAATCAAAACTAAGCAGAAAGGTTTGGAATTGCTCGATTTGGTCGGTTTGCGCGATCGCGCCTATGCCAAAGCGAAAAATTTTGCATACGGCGATCAACGCCGCCTCGAAATTGCCCGCGCCCTTGCTTTAGAACCGCAAGTTTTACTGCTAGATGAACCCGCCGCTGGTATGAATCCCAGCGAGAAGCACCAGTTGAGCGAATTTATTCGGGAAATACGCGATCGGTTTAACTTAACTGTCATTTTAATCGAGCATCACGTACCCTTAGTTATGGGGTTGTGCGATCGCATTGCAGTTTTAAATTTCGGTCAGTTGATTGCTTTGGGCAATCCGACGGAAGTAAGAACTAATCCTGCTGTAATTGAAGCTTATTTGGGAGCAGAATGA
- a CDS encoding MFS transporter: protein MLGLSRYQWTVLFAAWLGWGFDLFDFILFNYVAPNCVPTLLNLTIGSPEAKAATFYWTGVMTSVLLLGWAIGGVMFGKLADRIGRTKTLLLTILIYSLGTASCAFAPNIWILMLCRFLASLGIGGEWAAGVTMVAEVMPEKRRVEAAALLCTAAPAGHFLATCVNFAIAGMLLPQSPEVSWRYIFMCGLIPAVVAAIVRLFVKEPEVWLKNAGKIAPPRIRELFNPENLPATISGLLLAITAIVTGSICGSFIPVVAAGLAQSVALERSLDATATQVLIEQWKTIASNCLTLGSLIGTLLTAVVAKLLGRKIMFSLYFFLSSAAILIIFGLSIPPEVQLYLFFFIGLSVFGIFGSFSYYLPELFPTRLRATGSGFCYNAGRVVAAAGPFLVGYLASQESSFSSASVTLFWVGFLPLLGLAAIPWTIETKGQVLAD from the coding sequence ATGCTGGGTTTGAGTCGTTACCAATGGACTGTACTGTTTGCAGCGTGGCTGGGTTGGGGTTTCGATTTGTTTGACTTCATCCTATTTAATTACGTTGCTCCCAATTGCGTGCCAACTTTGTTAAATTTGACTATTGGTTCGCCGGAAGCCAAAGCAGCAACGTTTTACTGGACTGGAGTGATGACTTCGGTTTTGCTGTTAGGTTGGGCAATTGGTGGGGTGATGTTCGGAAAATTGGCCGATCGCATCGGTCGCACTAAAACGCTGCTGCTGACGATACTTATCTATTCTTTAGGAACGGCTAGCTGCGCTTTCGCCCCGAATATCTGGATTTTGATGCTTTGCCGATTTCTCGCTAGCTTGGGAATTGGCGGAGAATGGGCTGCTGGAGTGACAATGGTGGCGGAAGTAATGCCGGAAAAACGGCGGGTAGAAGCGGCTGCTTTATTGTGTACCGCTGCGCCAGCAGGACACTTTTTGGCAACTTGCGTTAATTTCGCGATCGCTGGGATGTTATTGCCGCAAAGCCCTGAAGTTTCTTGGCGCTATATATTTATGTGCGGTTTGATTCCGGCTGTGGTGGCGGCGATCGTGCGTTTATTTGTTAAAGAACCGGAAGTTTGGCTCAAAAATGCCGGAAAAATCGCTCCTCCCCGGATTCGCGAACTTTTCAACCCCGAAAATCTGCCTGCAACGATTAGCGGCTTGCTTTTGGCAATTACTGCGATCGTAACTGGTTCGATTTGCGGTTCTTTTATTCCAGTTGTTGCTGCTGGATTGGCTCAGTCGGTAGCTTTAGAAAGGAGTTTGGATGCAACGGCTACGCAAGTGCTGATCGAACAATGGAAAACGATCGCTAGCAATTGTCTTACTCTGGGCTCTTTGATCGGCACGCTTTTGACAGCTGTTGTTGCCAAATTATTAGGGCGCAAGATAATGTTTTCTCTCTACTTCTTTCTTTCTTCAGCTGCCATTTTAATTATCTTTGGGCTTTCAATACCTCCGGAAGTACAACTTTATCTCTTCTTTTTCATCGGTCTGAGTGTTTTTGGCATTTTTGGCAGTTTCAGCTATTATTTACCGGAACTATTCCCCACCAGGCTGCGAGCAACTGGTTCTGGCTTTTGCTACAATGCAGGCCGAGTAGTGGCGGCAGCAGGCCCATTTTTGGTGGGCTATCTGGCTTCTCAGGAAAGTTCTTTTTCTAGCGCATCGGTAACTTTGTTTTGGGTTGGTTTTCTTCCGTTGTTGGGATTAGCCGCTATACCTTGGACGATCGAAACTAAAGGACAGGTTTTGGCAGATTAA
- a CDS encoding glutathione binding-like protein: MIDLYTFTTPNGRKASIMLEEVGLAYNVYKIDITKGDQFTPEFVAINPNSKIPAIVDRETDITVFESGAILIYLAEKTGKFLPADQKGRYQVLQWLMFQMGGVGPMFGQLNHFKRFAPEKIPYAIERYEKESLRLYSVLDNQLADKEYICGDYSIADIATYPWVAIYEFQGLTLDNHPNLKRWVETVEQRPAVKKGMAVPA, encoded by the coding sequence ATGATTGACCTTTACACTTTCACTACACCCAACGGGCGCAAAGCTTCCATCATGTTAGAGGAAGTCGGTCTGGCGTACAATGTCTACAAAATTGACATTACCAAGGGCGATCAATTTACGCCTGAGTTCGTAGCGATCAATCCCAATAGCAAGATTCCTGCTATTGTCGATCGCGAAACGGATATCACCGTTTTTGAGTCGGGTGCAATTCTCATTTATCTAGCTGAAAAAACGGGCAAATTCCTACCCGCTGACCAAAAAGGTCGCTATCAAGTATTGCAGTGGCTGATGTTCCAAATGGGCGGGGTGGGGCCAATGTTCGGTCAGTTAAACCACTTCAAACGCTTTGCACCAGAAAAAATACCTTACGCGATCGAACGTTACGAAAAAGAAAGTTTGCGCCTTTACAGTGTGTTAGATAACCAACTTGCAGACAAAGAATATATCTGCGGGGATTACTCAATTGCCGATATCGCCACTTATCCTTGGGTAGCAATTTATGAGTTTCAAGGATTAACATTAGATAATCACCCAAATCTCAAACGTTGGGTGGAAACAGTGGAACAACGTCCCGCAGTAAAAAAAGGAATGGCTGTGCCTGCTTAG
- a CDS encoding CASTOR/POLLUX-related putative ion channel, which yields MSKGGFSVFLALLSVFFAAFALMTAARYAADQFFPNKDAEYSPDLSWEVFVQLIGLRDAGDDANLAAKFVGVITILIGLVLFSSLVAFITQQFEYRLQLLRKGKSIVVEENHTLILGFSDRIADIIKELVVGNESEPDAAVVILSEKDKENMDDFIRNNITELKTTRVVTRNGAITSLNNLKKVGVEVAKSVVILNDAKPSDTEQFKILSDARVVKAILAVVAANGEENLPQIVVELHSEKYRRLAENIATKSVTTLNEADILARILVQTSRSVGLATVYLNLVGFEGNEFYFYRHDSIWPKITFTELPFHFRNGIPIGVRHADGNLILKPSKDYKLAEDDEVIILAEDDSTIQFYPEPVVQPQDLGYANYWTTLERKSEKYLIIGWNSKTSIALKEYAEYVLEHSHVNLIVEDLTNDIKTEFEILAKNYPHIKMEVLRINLDSIEDLKQLKPYEYHTISILAGSGENIEEIDAKTLAILLEIRQIFKEYMAETGNKVTTNLIAEIIDSENTDLVIQAGVKDFLLTNQFVSKILAQVSQEPDVMSIYQDLFSADGSELYIKPASLYFPVQKLGRLTFADCVLAAQHRDEVCIGVRIAAQAQDKDKNFGIYLVPSMDRLLYLTINDSLITLADDQS from the coding sequence ATGTCGAAAGGAGGATTCTCAGTCTTTCTGGCCTTATTGTCAGTATTTTTTGCCGCTTTTGCTCTAATGACAGCAGCGCGTTACGCTGCCGATCAATTTTTTCCCAATAAAGATGCAGAATATTCTCCGGATTTATCCTGGGAAGTTTTTGTTCAACTGATCGGTCTAAGAGATGCTGGAGACGATGCCAATCTTGCTGCTAAGTTTGTGGGAGTCATTACCATTCTCATAGGTTTAGTGTTATTTTCCAGCTTGGTGGCTTTCATTACTCAACAATTTGAATACAGACTCCAGTTGCTGCGTAAGGGCAAAAGCATCGTAGTTGAAGAAAATCATACCTTGATTTTGGGATTCAGCGATCGCATCGCAGATATTATTAAAGAATTAGTGGTGGGTAACGAATCAGAACCAGACGCAGCAGTTGTGATTCTGTCCGAGAAAGATAAGGAGAATATGGATGATTTTATTCGCAATAACATCACAGAACTAAAAACAACGCGAGTAGTTACTCGTAATGGTGCAATCACCAGTTTAAATAATCTTAAAAAAGTAGGAGTAGAAGTAGCTAAATCGGTTGTGATATTAAACGATGCTAAACCATCAGATACAGAGCAATTTAAAATTTTATCAGATGCGCGGGTGGTTAAGGCTATCCTGGCAGTTGTGGCTGCTAATGGAGAAGAAAACTTGCCACAAATTGTCGTGGAATTACACTCGGAAAAATATCGACGCCTAGCTGAAAACATCGCTACAAAATCAGTCACTACTCTTAATGAAGCAGATATTTTAGCTCGGATATTAGTGCAAACTTCCCGGAGTGTAGGACTGGCAACAGTATATTTAAACTTAGTAGGTTTTGAAGGCAACGAATTCTATTTCTATCGTCACGATTCAATTTGGCCGAAAATAACCTTTACAGAATTGCCATTTCATTTCCGGAATGGGATACCAATTGGCGTGCGTCACGCAGATGGCAACTTGATACTAAAACCGAGCAAAGATTATAAGTTAGCAGAAGATGATGAAGTTATCATACTGGCAGAAGATGACTCAACTATCCAGTTTTATCCAGAACCTGTAGTGCAGCCTCAAGATCTCGGCTATGCCAATTACTGGACAACACTAGAACGAAAATCTGAAAAGTATCTTATTATCGGTTGGAACAGCAAAACTTCGATCGCTCTTAAAGAATATGCGGAATATGTACTCGAACATTCGCACGTTAATCTCATAGTAGAGGATTTAACGAACGATATTAAAACAGAATTTGAGATTCTTGCGAAGAATTACCCCCACATCAAAATGGAAGTGCTGCGAATAAATTTGGATTCTATAGAGGATCTGAAGCAGTTAAAACCCTATGAATATCACACCATATCCATTTTGGCTGGAAGTGGCGAGAATATCGAGGAAATTGATGCGAAGACGCTCGCCATATTGTTGGAAATCCGACAAATTTTTAAAGAATATATGGCTGAAACTGGAAACAAAGTCACTACCAATTTGATTGCCGAAATTATTGACTCAGAAAATACTGACCTGGTAATCCAAGCAGGTGTGAAAGACTTTCTTCTCACCAATCAATTTGTCTCTAAAATCTTAGCGCAGGTATCCCAGGAACCTGATGTGATGTCAATCTATCAGGATTTGTTTTCCGCAGATGGTAGCGAACTTTATATCAAGCCAGCATCGCTTTACTTCCCAGTCCAAAAGCTCGGTAGACTAACGTTTGCTGACTGCGTACTGGCGGCACAACATCGAGACGAAGTTTGTATTGGCGTTAGAATTGCTGCTCAAGCCCAGGATAAAGATAAGAATTTCGGTATCTATTTAGTACCGAGTATGGATAGGCTGCTTTATCTGACTATCAATGATTCGCTGATTACTTTGGCTGACGATCAAAGCTGA
- a CDS encoding ABC transporter substrate-binding protein gives MKKSTFLGSALLLAFASLLSACNQTNSGPNATTTANPSAGAVSSNSIPIGIALAQTSNVALLGQEGIQGAKIAEKYFNDKGGINGTPIRLVVQDTGGEEAGAINAFQTLITQNQVVGIVGPTLSQQAFSAGPIAERAKVPVIGASNTAKGVPEIGDYVARVSAPVAIVAPNSIKAALKINPKIEKVAVFYAQNDAFSKSETETFQQTVKDQKLDLVTVQKFQTTDTDFQTQATNAINAKPDLIVISGLAADGGNLVRQLRELGYKGIIIGGNGFNTSNIFAVCKALCDGVLVAQAYSPEHPNEVNKVFRTTYVNQYKKEPPQFSAQAFTAVQVYVEALKALDQKSKVTAMPLPQLRTELNKQILAGKYDTPLGEIAFTPVGDVIQNDFYVAQLKVDKDGNNGKFAFLK, from the coding sequence ATGAAAAAATCTACTTTCCTTGGTTCTGCCTTGTTGCTTGCCTTCGCTTCCCTGCTGAGCGCCTGCAATCAAACTAACTCTGGCCCAAATGCCACAACCACAGCAAATCCTTCCGCAGGGGCTGTTTCGTCTAACAGCATTCCCATCGGAATTGCTTTAGCGCAAACCAGCAACGTCGCTTTACTCGGTCAAGAAGGCATCCAAGGTGCCAAAATCGCCGAGAAATATTTTAACGATAAAGGAGGCATCAACGGCACGCCGATTAGATTGGTAGTTCAGGATACTGGCGGCGAAGAAGCGGGAGCGATTAACGCCTTTCAAACCCTAATTACCCAGAATCAAGTCGTCGGCATTGTTGGCCCCACTCTTTCTCAGCAAGCATTTAGTGCCGGTCCGATCGCAGAGCGTGCTAAAGTGCCAGTAATCGGAGCATCCAACACAGCTAAAGGAGTTCCCGAAATAGGAGATTACGTGGCTCGCGTTTCTGCACCTGTTGCCATTGTTGCTCCCAATTCAATCAAAGCAGCTCTCAAAATTAATCCCAAGATCGAGAAAGTGGCTGTGTTTTATGCACAAAATGATGCGTTTAGCAAGTCGGAAACTGAGACTTTTCAGCAAACAGTTAAAGACCAAAAACTCGATTTAGTAACAGTACAAAAGTTTCAGACAACCGATACCGACTTTCAAACCCAAGCCACCAACGCTATTAACGCGAAACCAGATTTGATCGTCATTTCCGGTTTGGCAGCAGACGGCGGCAACCTAGTAAGGCAATTGCGAGAATTGGGTTATAAAGGTATCATCATTGGGGGAAATGGCTTCAACACTTCCAATATTTTTGCTGTATGTAAAGCTCTCTGCGATGGCGTTTTAGTCGCACAAGCTTACAGTCCCGAACACCCAAACGAGGTTAACAAAGTTTTCCGTACTACTTATGTGAATCAATATAAAAAAGAACCGCCGCAGTTTAGCGCCCAAGCTTTCACAGCAGTTCAAGTGTATGTAGAAGCCCTTAAAGCTCTAGACCAAAAAAGCAAAGTTACGGCAATGCCTTTGCCTCAATTGCGTACAGAACTTAACAAACAAATCCTAGCAGGAAAGTACGATACTCCCTTGGGTGAAATTGCTTTTACACCAGTAGGGGATGTCATCCAAAATGATTTTTACGTTGCCCAATTGAAGGTAGATAAAGATGGCAACAACGGCAAGTTTGCATTTCTGAAGTAG
- a CDS encoding FAD-dependent oxidoreductase encodes MMNNQQKLVLIGGGHSHAIALRLFGIEPLPNVSITLISEAPDTPYSGMLPGHVAGFYTHAECFINLRSLTEFAQAEFICDRAINLDLENKQVICANSQPVSFDLLSIDIGSTPATISVPGANEYAIAVKPIPKFLQEWHRVIESVTNQPEQPICLGIVGGGAGGVELSLTMQSHLQKISQNTVKIHLFHRDEELMPNHNRWVRRHMQQLLTRRGIHLHLAENVCEVQREFVKCESGLIVEFDYLFWVTQASAPDWPKISGLATNETNFILVNDNLQSVSHSQVFAAGDIATLINNPCPKAGVFAVRQGKPLYDNLRLKLEGKSLKPYQPQKKYLSLIGTGDGSAVASWGQFGWESPLLWYLKDWIDRRFMNQFNRLSSDF; translated from the coding sequence ATGATGAATAATCAACAAAAATTAGTGCTAATAGGTGGCGGTCACAGTCATGCGATCGCACTCCGATTATTCGGCATCGAACCGCTGCCAAATGTTAGCATAACCCTGATATCCGAAGCGCCGGACACGCCTTATTCTGGAATGTTACCCGGTCACGTTGCGGGATTTTACACACACGCAGAATGTTTTATCAACTTGCGATCGCTAACTGAATTTGCCCAAGCCGAATTTATTTGCGATCGCGCCATTAATCTCGACCTAGAAAACAAGCAAGTTATTTGCGCTAACAGTCAACCAGTTTCCTTCGATTTATTATCAATTGATATCGGCAGTACTCCCGCCACAATATCCGTACCCGGTGCAAATGAATATGCAATTGCAGTTAAACCGATACCAAAGTTTTTGCAAGAATGGCATCGAGTTATTGAGTCAGTTACCAATCAACCCGAACAACCGATTTGTTTGGGAATTGTGGGTGGAGGTGCCGGTGGTGTCGAATTGTCCCTAACAATGCAATCTCACCTGCAAAAAATCTCCCAGAATACAGTAAAAATTCATTTATTCCATCGCGATGAAGAACTGATGCCAAATCATAACCGATGGGTGCGCCGACATATGCAACAATTACTCACCCGTCGCGGTATTCATCTGCATTTGGCAGAAAATGTTTGTGAGGTTCAACGAGAATTTGTCAAATGCGAATCAGGACTTATAGTTGAATTCGATTACCTTTTCTGGGTAACGCAAGCATCTGCACCGGATTGGCCGAAAATATCCGGATTAGCAACAAACGAAACTAACTTTATTTTGGTAAACGATAACTTGCAATCTGTCTCTCACTCCCAGGTTTTTGCTGCTGGAGATATTGCCACCCTGATTAATAATCCTTGTCCGAAAGCGGGAGTATTTGCAGTCAGACAGGGTAAGCCATTGTACGATAATTTGCGGCTGAAATTAGAGGGAAAATCATTAAAGCCATATCAGCCGCAAAAAAAATATCTAAGTTTGATTGGTACTGGGGATGGTTCTGCGGTTGCCTCTTGGGGGCAATTCGGATGGGAATCGCCGCTTTTGTGGTATTTAAAAGATTGGATCGATCGCCGCTTTATGAATCAATTCAACCGCCTCTCTTCTGACTTTTGA
- a CDS encoding branched-chain amino acid ABC transporter permease — MDFTLLLQQLLNGLSIGSVYAIFALGYTLIFSILGIINFAHGALFTLGAYFTYALMGERFGFNGLLANVALPVQLPFSIALILGSVLVGLVGVAIERIAFRPLRRRRADPLLTVVSSLGVALVIVNAIQYLVGSESYNFPVNTYGNLPVAINFGTADKPITIRTVQIVIFAVSVAIMGILTYCINYTKFGKAMKAVAEDPITANLLGIPTDFFIVITFFISSFLGGVAGTLVGSSVSIADPYFGIRYGLKGLAVIVLGGLGSIPGAVLGGLVIGLVEAFVPADYSAYKDAFAFGILFIMLLVRPQGLLGRRFVQKV, encoded by the coding sequence ATGGATTTTACTTTGTTACTGCAACAATTATTGAATGGTTTATCCATCGGCAGCGTTTACGCTATTTTTGCCTTGGGATACACCTTGATATTCTCGATTTTAGGAATTATTAATTTCGCTCACGGGGCGCTGTTTACCCTTGGCGCTTATTTCACTTATGCGCTGATGGGAGAGAGATTTGGATTTAATGGATTGCTTGCCAATGTTGCCTTGCCAGTGCAACTTCCTTTCTCGATCGCACTAATTTTAGGCAGTGTACTTGTCGGTTTGGTTGGGGTTGCGATCGAACGCATTGCCTTCCGTCCTTTGCGGCGCAGGCGTGCCGATCCCTTGCTGACAGTCGTTTCCAGTCTGGGAGTGGCATTGGTAATCGTCAATGCGATCCAATACTTGGTAGGTTCGGAAAGCTACAATTTTCCAGTTAATACTTACGGTAATTTACCAGTTGCAATTAACTTTGGCACGGCAGATAAACCGATTACCATTCGGACAGTTCAAATCGTGATTTTTGCAGTTTCTGTGGCGATTATGGGAATTCTCACTTACTGCATTAACTACACGAAATTCGGTAAAGCAATGAAAGCCGTAGCCGAAGACCCAATCACTGCTAACTTGCTAGGAATCCCTACGGATTTTTTCATTGTTATCACATTTTTTATTAGCAGTTTTTTAGGAGGAGTGGCTGGTACTTTGGTAGGTTCCAGCGTGAGTATTGCCGATCCGTACTTTGGAATTCGGTATGGGCTAAAAGGTTTAGCAGTTATCGTACTGGGTGGTTTGGGCAGTATTCCCGGTGCGGTGTTAGGCGGTTTGGTAATTGGGTTGGTTGAAGCATTTGTGCCGGCAGATTATTCTGCTTATAAAGATGCGTTTGCTTTTGGGATATTGTTTATTATGCTGTTGGTTAGACCGCAAGGTTTGCTGGGGAGGCGTTTTGTGCAAAAGGTGTAG